One Dysosmobacter welbionis DNA segment encodes these proteins:
- a CDS encoding ATP-binding protein, with product MHVQEMYRRLTGLVVFRRLLQDPVVAACGEMLSARVRGDSGDFSAACAGFEAALFQSSDSWSCYLRETVLESENVCIRGQAVGRSSVLQESLRRELAFFDQLSQLQLEDLTAGLREPPEFLVGWVVSPTDITREYLRRMEEVGVKGYGIFARYHVFTVEEGQLAPVKHPDPQRLEELPGYEREREKVIANTRALLEGKPANNVLLYGDAGTGKSSAIKAIANAFADQGLRLVEVKKNQLYQIPDLMDALASNPLKFILFIDDLSFTANDDNFAALKAILEGSVGGRAGNIAVYATSNRRHLIKETLTDREGDDIHESDTRQELMSLSARFGLTITFGSPDRERYLHIVEELAKQYGVELDPRQLAVRSEAFAVRSGGRSARVAKQFIELCKAGVFS from the coding sequence ATGCACGTACAAGAGATGTACCGGCGGCTGACGGGCCTTGTGGTGTTCCGCCGGCTGCTGCAGGACCCGGTGGTGGCCGCCTGCGGCGAGATGCTCTCCGCCCGGGTGCGGGGGGACAGCGGCGATTTCTCCGCCGCCTGCGCCGGATTTGAAGCCGCCCTCTTCCAGTCCAGCGACAGCTGGTCCTGCTATCTGCGGGAGACGGTGCTGGAGAGCGAGAACGTCTGCATCCGGGGGCAGGCGGTGGGCAGGAGCTCCGTCCTTCAGGAAAGCCTGCGGCGGGAGCTGGCCTTCTTCGACCAGCTCTCCCAGCTGCAGCTGGAGGACCTGACGGCGGGTCTGCGGGAGCCTCCGGAATTTCTGGTGGGCTGGGTCGTGTCTCCCACCGATATCACCCGGGAATACCTCCGCCGGATGGAGGAGGTGGGGGTGAAGGGCTACGGCATCTTCGCCCGGTACCACGTGTTCACGGTGGAGGAGGGGCAACTGGCGCCGGTGAAGCACCCGGATCCCCAGAGGCTGGAGGAGCTGCCTGGCTATGAGCGGGAGCGGGAGAAGGTCATCGCCAACACCCGGGCCCTGCTGGAGGGAAAGCCCGCCAACAACGTGCTGCTGTATGGTGACGCGGGCACCGGCAAGTCCAGCGCCATCAAGGCCATCGCCAACGCCTTCGCGGACCAGGGGCTGCGGCTGGTGGAGGTCAAGAAGAACCAGCTCTATCAGATCCCGGACCTGATGGACGCCCTGGCGTCCAATCCGCTGAAGTTCATCCTCTTCATCGATGATCTGAGCTTCACCGCCAATGACGACAACTTCGCCGCCCTCAAGGCGATCCTGGAGGGCAGCGTGGGCGGCCGGGCCGGCAACATCGCCGTCTACGCCACCAGCAACCGCCGCCACCTGATTAAGGAGACCCTCACCGACCGGGAGGGCGACGACATCCACGAGAGCGACACCCGCCAGGAGCTGATGAGCCTGTCCGCCCGGTTTGGGCTGACCATCACCTTCGGCAGCCCCGACCGGGAGCGGTATCTCCACATTGTGGAGGAGCTGGCCAAGCAGTACGGGGTGGAGCTGGACCCCAGACAGCTGGCGGTCCGCAGTGAGGCATTCGCGGTCCGCTCCGGCGGACGCAGCGCCCGGGTGGCCAAGCAGTTCATCGAGCTGTGCAAGGCCGGCGTCTTCAGCTGA
- the ilvD gene encoding dihydroxy-acid dehydratase: MRSDNVTKGAERAPNRSLFYALGYTPEDLEKPLIAVVSAHSDIVPGHMNLDKLTDAVKSGIEAAGGTPFMVPAIGVCDGIAMGHVGMKYSLASRELICDSVETMFMAHQFDGCVLVPNCDKIVPGMVMAAVRMNVPAVVCSGGPMLAGTYDGQEVSLSKMFEAVGSYKAGMISAEQLEDCTQNCCPGCGSCSGMYTANSMNCLCEAIGIGLPGNGTIPAVYSKRLQLGRRAGAAIMEMVRRNICARDIINARSIRNALTCDMALGCSTNTVLHLLAIAQEAGCPVDLALFNEISEKTPNLCHLAPAGPTHMPDLYAAGGIPAVQAELAKRGLLDLDCLTVTGKTVGENIQGVQNLNHNAIRPIEDPYSPTGGLQILWGNLAPHGCVVKRSAVAPEMLTHTGPARVFDSEEDAIAAIYAGKIVPGDVVVIRYEGPKGGPGMREMLNPTSALAGMGLDKTVALITDGRFSGASRGASIGHVSPEAASGGPIGLVQEGDAIAIDIPNASIMLQVSEEELAARKAAYVQPAPNITTGWLGRYARMVTSADEGAVLR; encoded by the coding sequence ATGCGCAGTGATAATGTGACCAAGGGCGCCGAGCGGGCACCCAACCGGAGCCTTTTCTACGCCCTGGGCTACACGCCGGAGGACCTGGAGAAGCCCCTGATCGCTGTGGTCAGCGCCCACAGCGACATCGTTCCCGGACACATGAATTTGGACAAGCTGACCGACGCGGTAAAAAGCGGCATCGAGGCCGCCGGCGGTACCCCCTTCATGGTGCCCGCCATCGGCGTGTGCGACGGCATCGCCATGGGCCATGTGGGCATGAAGTACTCCCTGGCCAGCCGGGAGCTGATCTGCGACAGTGTGGAGACCATGTTCATGGCTCACCAGTTTGACGGCTGTGTGCTGGTGCCCAACTGTGACAAGATCGTCCCCGGCATGGTGATGGCGGCGGTGCGGATGAACGTGCCCGCCGTGGTGTGCAGCGGCGGCCCCATGCTGGCCGGCACCTACGACGGCCAGGAGGTCAGCCTCTCCAAGATGTTCGAGGCTGTGGGCTCCTACAAGGCAGGCATGATCTCCGCCGAGCAGCTGGAGGACTGCACCCAGAACTGCTGTCCCGGCTGCGGCAGCTGCTCCGGCATGTACACCGCCAACTCCATGAACTGCCTGTGCGAGGCCATCGGCATCGGCCTGCCGGGCAACGGCACCATCCCCGCGGTGTACAGCAAGCGGCTGCAGCTGGGCCGCCGGGCCGGCGCCGCCATCATGGAGATGGTCCGCCGGAACATCTGCGCACGGGACATCATCAACGCCCGCAGCATCCGCAACGCCCTGACCTGCGACATGGCCCTGGGCTGCTCCACCAACACGGTGCTGCACCTGCTGGCCATCGCCCAGGAGGCGGGCTGCCCGGTGGACCTGGCCCTGTTCAACGAGATCAGCGAGAAGACCCCCAACCTGTGCCACCTGGCCCCTGCGGGCCCCACCCACATGCCGGACCTGTACGCGGCCGGCGGCATCCCTGCTGTCCAGGCGGAGCTGGCCAAGCGCGGTCTTCTGGATCTGGACTGCCTGACCGTCACCGGCAAGACCGTGGGCGAGAACATTCAGGGGGTCCAGAACCTCAACCACAACGCCATTCGGCCCATCGAGGATCCCTACTCCCCCACCGGCGGACTGCAGATCCTCTGGGGCAATCTGGCCCCCCACGGCTGCGTGGTGAAGCGCAGCGCCGTGGCCCCGGAGATGCTGACCCACACCGGTCCCGCCCGGGTGTTTGACAGCGAGGAGGACGCCATCGCCGCCATCTACGCCGGTAAGATCGTCCCCGGCGACGTGGTGGTGATCCGGTACGAGGGCCCCAAGGGCGGCCCTGGTATGCGGGAGATGCTGAATCCCACCTCCGCTCTCGCGGGTATGGGTCTGGACAAAACCGTGGCCCTTATCACCGACGGCCGGTTCTCCGGCGCCAGCCGGGGCGCGTCCATCGGCCACGTCAGCCCGGAGGCCGCTTCCGGCGGTCCCATCGGCCTGGTGCAGGAGGGCGACGCCATCGCCATCGACATTCCCAATGCCTCCATCATGTTGCAGGTATCTGAGGAAGAGCTGGCCGCCCGGAAGGCCGCCTATGTCCAGCCTGCCCCCAACATCACCACCGGCTGGCTGGGCCGTTACGCCCGGATGGTCACCAGCGCCGACGAGGGCGCGGTCCTCCGCTGA
- the ilvC gene encoding ketol-acid reductoisomerase has product MAIKKYYDTDCNLGLLDGKTVAVIGFGSQGHAHSENLAESGVNVVVGLRKGSSHWAKAEEFAATCPNFRVMEVEEAAKAGDIVMMLVPDELCADIYNKQIAPYMTEGKTLAFAHGFNIHFKTIVPPANVDVIMVAPKGPGHTVRSQYLEGKGVPSLICVEQNFTGKAKEVALAYASGIGAGRAGILETTFKEETETDLFGEQAVLCGGVCGLIQAGFETLVEAGYEPEMAYFETCHEMKLIIDLINEGGFGKMSYSISNTAEYGDYRTRSRLITEDTRKEMRQILKEIQDGTFASEFLAEMNPNGGRKTHFLAMRRMAAEHPIEKVGAQLRSMMSWLKK; this is encoded by the coding sequence ATGGCAATCAAAAAGTATTACGACACTGACTGCAACCTGGGCCTGCTGGACGGCAAGACCGTGGCCGTGATCGGCTTCGGCTCTCAGGGCCATGCCCATTCTGAGAACCTGGCCGAGAGCGGTGTCAACGTGGTGGTGGGCCTGCGGAAGGGCTCCTCCCACTGGGCCAAGGCGGAGGAGTTCGCCGCCACCTGTCCCAATTTCCGCGTGATGGAAGTGGAGGAGGCCGCCAAGGCCGGCGACATCGTGATGATGCTGGTGCCTGACGAGCTGTGCGCCGACATCTACAACAAGCAGATCGCCCCGTACATGACCGAGGGCAAGACCCTGGCCTTCGCCCACGGATTCAATATCCACTTCAAGACCATCGTGCCCCCCGCCAACGTGGACGTGATCATGGTGGCTCCCAAGGGCCCCGGCCACACGGTCCGCAGCCAGTACCTGGAGGGCAAGGGCGTGCCCAGCCTGATCTGCGTGGAGCAGAACTTCACCGGCAAGGCCAAAGAAGTGGCTCTCGCCTATGCCTCCGGCATCGGCGCCGGCCGCGCCGGCATCCTGGAGACCACCTTCAAGGAGGAGACCGAGACCGACCTGTTCGGCGAGCAGGCCGTTCTATGCGGCGGCGTCTGCGGCTTGATCCAGGCCGGCTTCGAGACCCTGGTGGAGGCCGGCTACGAGCCGGAGATGGCCTACTTCGAGACCTGCCACGAGATGAAGCTCATCATCGACCTCATCAACGAGGGCGGCTTCGGCAAGATGAGCTACTCCATCTCCAACACCGCTGAGTACGGCGACTACCGCACCCGCAGCCGCCTGATTACCGAGGACACCCGCAAGGAGATGCGGCAGATCCTCAAGGAGATCCAGGACGGTACCTTCGCCTCCGAATTCCTGGCGGAGATGAACCCCAACGGAGGCCGCAAGACCCACTTCCTGGCCATGCGCCGCATGGCGGCCGAGCACCCCATCGAGAAGGTGGGCGCCCAGCTGCGCAGCATGATGAGCTGGCTGAAAAAGTAA
- the gdhA gene encoding NADP-specific glutamate dehydrogenase produces the protein MSIQNEYLSGLMERVVRRNPAEPEFHQAVQEVLTSLVPVVEAKPEYIKEGVMDCLVEPERIIKFRVPWEDDQGNIHVNRGFRVQFNSAIGPYKGGLRFHPSVYEGIIKFLGFEQIFKNSLTGLPIGGGKGGSDFDPKGKSDAEVMRFCQSFMTELFKYIGPDTDVPAGDIGVGAREIGYLFGQYKRLRNEFTGVLTGKGLSYGGSLARTEATGYGLCYFADNMLKDAGRSFEGAKVAISGSGNVAIYACEKATALGAKVVTMSDSNGFVHDPNGIDLALVKQLKEVERKRIREYVTVRPEAEYHEGCSGVWQVPCDIALPCATQNELDLSAAKALIQNGCFAVAEGANMPCTPDAVEALQAAGLLFAPAKAANAGGVATSALEMSQNSMRMSWSFEEVDSHLKDIMTNLYHNAAGAAAQYGKPGDLVAGANIAGFLKVADAMLAYGLV, from the coding sequence ATGAGCATTCAGAACGAGTATCTAAGCGGCCTGATGGAGCGCGTGGTCCGGCGGAATCCGGCAGAGCCGGAATTTCACCAGGCGGTCCAGGAGGTTCTGACCTCCCTGGTCCCGGTGGTGGAGGCGAAGCCGGAGTATATCAAAGAGGGCGTCATGGACTGCCTGGTAGAGCCGGAGCGGATCATCAAGTTCCGGGTGCCCTGGGAGGATGACCAGGGCAACATCCACGTGAACCGGGGCTTCCGGGTGCAGTTCAACAGCGCCATCGGCCCCTACAAAGGCGGCTTACGGTTCCACCCCTCCGTGTACGAGGGCATCATCAAGTTTCTGGGCTTTGAGCAGATCTTCAAGAACAGCCTGACCGGCCTGCCCATCGGCGGCGGCAAGGGCGGCAGCGACTTCGACCCCAAGGGCAAGTCCGACGCGGAGGTCATGCGCTTCTGCCAGAGCTTCATGACCGAGCTCTTCAAGTATATCGGGCCGGACACCGACGTGCCCGCCGGCGATATCGGCGTGGGTGCCCGGGAGATCGGTTATCTCTTCGGCCAGTACAAGCGGCTGCGCAACGAGTTCACCGGCGTCCTCACTGGCAAGGGCCTCAGCTACGGCGGCTCTCTGGCCCGAACCGAGGCCACCGGCTATGGTCTGTGCTACTTTGCCGACAATATGCTCAAGGACGCGGGCCGCAGCTTTGAGGGCGCCAAGGTAGCCATCTCCGGCTCCGGCAATGTGGCCATCTACGCCTGCGAAAAGGCCACGGCCCTGGGCGCCAAGGTGGTCACCATGTCCGACTCCAACGGCTTTGTCCACGACCCCAACGGCATCGACCTGGCGCTGGTGAAGCAGCTGAAGGAGGTGGAGCGCAAGCGCATCCGGGAGTATGTGACCGTCCGCCCGGAAGCGGAGTACCACGAGGGCTGCTCCGGCGTGTGGCAGGTGCCCTGTGACATCGCCCTGCCTTGCGCCACCCAGAACGAGCTGGATCTGTCCGCTGCCAAAGCCCTGATCCAGAACGGCTGCTTCGCCGTGGCCGAGGGTGCCAACATGCCCTGCACTCCCGACGCGGTGGAAGCCCTGCAGGCTGCCGGTCTCCTCTTTGCCCCCGCCAAGGCCGCCAACGCCGGCGGCGTGGCCACCTCCGCCCTGGAGATGAGCCAGAATTCCATGCGCATGTCCTGGTCCTTCGAGGAGGTGGACAGCCATCTGAAGGACATTATGACCAACCTTTATCACAACGCCGCGGGCGCCGCCGCCCAGTACGGCAAGCCCGGCGACCTGGTGGCCGGCGCCAACATCGCCGGCTTCCTGAAAGTGGCTGACGCCATGCTGGCCTACGGTTTGGTCTAA